A single window of Scomber scombrus chromosome 12, fScoSco1.1, whole genome shotgun sequence DNA harbors:
- the LOC133991523 gene encoding sorbin and SH3 domain-containing protein 1, which produces MKGSPDLIPSADLDPSRVCKGKGVVTLRATLVHIDDEDSIGEEPNVITTPSGWTSQINGDSSKAGLAEGGSNITADLPPVNNTQCQANSPESIKENQAPASTSVQYCFTPSSVYPCTSTVNPTIVLLQHNRDPTPERDKSPDPGRHSVSPVPDMDGKRLRLSLHSPVLSPINKPIVPVRNTEKSKDWYKTMFKQIHRIPEAIEENPYRPTYIFPDNYDIQMKSKDDGPNPYGYFEDVKGVPRSKSDAEVDSRGRSMPVPTRSSSLKPPAKRNEWEPPDKKVDTRKYRAEPKSIFEYEPGKSSVLKLERTTQDVSPEDVDLENEPWYKFFSEMEFDKASAPSFSPLETASDLQQYSSSKSGHSEVEKDGGSSTGEPAAPECDRHVYKSVLEGGDIPLQGLRALNKRQGSPSSSKVDYKGGNGYIISPCSSVNSRSVLASNAIGNQCKSKKPLSAAKACIPQILPSKFKPKLLPPSGDSQDSRTKPVRHPKAHSCEALYTGTCDPDCAGAEEKESGQHSGSESSCGTECADGLRNVSPAIRRSASEFSSLYRTMHHIQRPSSAGCSPNGSVRSLASLFERAKGDGAERSEADDGGNIPRDAVLSRVSEFEMIIQRSSSAPSRSSSLPTLHSSHSHSHSHSPAHLYMASAVSAESLLVADTTQTNACSPVETEDRRTGDEGFSPGSVTVEEVFSSPEGGHNVRTDSPSATEAEVEQIFRNSSPELVHPAVSESKSPLTLLTASPPQHNHNHNHHHQHHLLHHPNHHLHLKPSKCKGSCPASYTRFTTILRHERQRATAQQERPPPAEKKTTLPGTLFLMGPAPFRLRKNPQSHQARRSLLATKVTTSTHRACSVSPEPRPLIPQRLSSLEVLERLSNGEGDNTDHLSNGQGYDANGNLLQPLAAHRRDSSPAHGESPDEVLRRRHGDKEKILEEQRRLKREQEEADTASRRHTGIVPTHHQFITNERFGDLLNITDNSEKRKSGVERTPAMARFDFRAETLKELPFQKGDIVYIIRQVDQNWYEGEHHGRVGIFPRSYVELLPPTEKAQPKKSVPVQVLEYGDAIARFNFAGDTVVEMSFRKGERITLIRRVDENWYEGKISGTNRQGIFPVTYVEVNRRPRVKNGLEYLDPPVSQSPQRSTNASPLLYRNRLTTSPLPLPRSPRRSVSPEVHAISSEWISLTVGGGSPPGAPTPPLPPLPTVSYRCGEYLPPPYSASPVPLITGSPYCVSPMASPSASPLPPPYPPRPNSTTPFLTFTPPQGEDFLLSPPSSRLSRSMSPCGGPVLEGWLRGEKELTEGEGATPGSRNSPAELVKNEIDHHGRTSRSPVMLFDIQDNNNVNSFAEAVCNEILNIAETSVRYCSTLSHHPHDSVHRLHPHPSKQSLIISQQPQSHSSSPEPNRLNCGIFQALYSYAPQNDDELELQEGDLVSVMEKCDDGWFVGTSRRTKQFGTFPGNYVKEVKL; this is translated from the exons ATGAAAGGATCTCCTGACCTGATTCCCTCCGCAG ATCTGGACCCCAGCAGAGTGTGCAAAGGGAAAGGAGTCGTAACCCTGCGGGCCACCCTCGTCCACATAGACGATGAGGACAGCATCGGTGAAGAGCCAAACGTCATCACAACGCCAA GTGGCTGGACAAGCCAGATTAATGGAGACAGCTCTAAAGCAGGATTGGCTGAGGGAGGCAGCAACATCACAGCTGATTTACCTCCTGTAAACAACACTCAGTGCCAG GCCAACTCACCAGAAAGCATAAAAGAAAATCAGGCTCCAGCCTCCACTAGTGTCCAGTACTGTTTCACACCATCCTCCGTCTATCCCTGCACTAGCACAGTTAACCCCACCATAGTCCTGCTGCAGCACAACAGAG ACCCAACCCCAGAAAGGGACAAAAGCCCTGATCCAGGAAGACACTCGGTTAGTCCGGTCCCGGACATGGATGGGAAGAGGCTGCGACTATCGCTGCACTCCCCTGTCCTCAGTCCTATCAACAAGCCCATTGTTCCTGTACGG AACACTGAAAAGTCCAAAGACTGGTACAAGACCATGTTCAAACAGATACACAGAATACCTG AGGCTATTGAGGAAAACCCTTATCGCCCCACCTACATTTTCCCTGACAACTATGACATTCAGATGAAATCAAAAG ATGACGGTCCAAACCCTTACGGCTACTTTGAAGATG TTAAAGGAGTCCCACGCTCAAAAAGTGACGCTGAGGTCGATTCGAGAGGCCGGTCGATGCCGGTGCCAACACGATCCTCTTCCCTCAAACCTCCTGCCAAAAG GAACGAGTGGGAGCCCCCGGATAAGAAGGTAGACACCAGGAAGTACCGCGCCGAGCCCAAGAGCATCTTTGAGTACGAGCCGGGGAAATCGTCAGTGCTGAAGCTGGAGAGAACG ACTCAGGATGTAAGTCCGGAGGATGTAGATTTAGAGAATGAGCCTTGGTATAAATTCTTTTCAGAGATGGAGTTTGACAAAGCG AGTGCCCCCTCTTTCAGCCCCCTGGAAACAGCCTCCGACCTGCAGCAGTA CTCCTCGAGCAAGTCTGGACACAGCGAGGTGGAGAAGGACGGAGGATCATCCACAGGCGAGCCTGCGGCTCCAGAATGCGACCGCCATGTTTACAAGAGTGTCCTAGAAGGCGGCGACATTCCCTTACAAGGTCTACGGGCCCTAAACAAGCGCCAAGGCAGCCCCTCCTCCTCTAAAG TGGATTATAAAGGTGGGAATGGCTATATAATTTCACCCTGCTCCTCTGTAAATAGTCGATCAGTTCTTGCCAGTAATGCAATAGGTAACCAGTGTAAGAGTAAGAAGCCTCTATCTGCTGCCAAAGCCTGCATACCCCAAATCCTGCCCTCTAAGTTCAAGCCCAAACTGCTGCCGCCCAGTGGTGACAGCCAGGACAGCAGGACTAAACCTGTGAGGCACCCAAAGGCTCACAGCTGTGAGGCTCTGTATACAGGGACATGTGATCCAGACTGTGCCGGAGCCGAGGAGAAGGAGAGTGGACAGCATTCAGGCTCCGAGTCCAGCTGTGGCACTGAGTGTGCAGACGGCCTCAGGAATGTTTCCCCTGCAATTAGGAGGAGTGCATCTGAGTTTTCGAGCCTATACAGGACCATGCATCACATCCAGCGGCCCAGCTCAGCTGGCTGCAGCCCTAACGGCAGCGTCCGCAGCCTGGCCTCTCTTTTTGAGAGGGCAAAGGGCGACGGGGCTGAAAGGTCAGAGGCTGATGACGGGGGTAACATTCCACGGGACGCTGTGTTGTCACGGGTCAGCGAATTTGAAATGATCATTCAGCGGTCCAGCTCGGCGCCCAGTCGCTCCTCCTCCCTGCCCACCCTGCACTCCAGCCACAGTCATAGCCACAGCCACAGCCCCGCCCACCTCTACATGGCGTCTGCAGTGTCAGCGGAGTCCCTTTTGGTAGCTGACACCACCCAAACGAATGCCTGCTCCCCGGTGGAGACAGAGGACAGGCGCACCGGGGACGAGGGCTTCTCACCAGGCAGTGTGACTGTGGAGGAGGTCTTCTCCTCTCCAGAGGGTGGACACAATGTCAGGACTGATTCCCCCTCTGCCACTGAGGCAGAGGTCGAACAGATCTTCAGGAACAGTTCTCCAGAACTGGTCCACCCAGCTGTCAGTGAGTCGAAGAGTCCCTTAACACTGCTTACAGCGTCCCCTCCACaacacaaccacaaccacaaccaccaccaccagcaccacctcCTGCACCACCCGAACCATCACCTCCACCTCAAACCCAGCAAATGCAAAGGTTCCTGCCCAGCCTCCTACACCCGCTTCACCACCATTCTCAGGCACGAGCGCCAGCGGGCCACAGCGCAGCAGGAGCGGCCTCCACCTGCGGAGAAGAAGACCACGCTGCCTGGGACCCTCTTCCTTATGGGCCCTGCTCCCTTCAGGTTACGGAAAAACCCGCAGTCCCACCAGGCACGGAGGAGCCTGTTAGCCACCAAGGTGACAACGAGCACCCACAGGGCCTGCAGCGTGTCCCCTGAGCCCCGACCTCTGATCCCTCAGCGCCTATCCTCCCTGGAAGTCCTGGAGAGGCTGAGTAACGGGGAGGGAGACAACACTGACCACCTGAGTAACGGGCAGGGCTACGACGCCAACGGGAACCTACTGCAGCCGCTGGCAGCTCACCGCAGAG ACTCGTCCCCAGCACACGGGGAGAGCCCGGATGAAGTGTTGAGGAGGCGTCATGGGGACAAAGAG AAAATCTTGGAGGAGCAGCGGCGGCTAAAGCGGGAACAGGAAGAGGCTGACACAGCGTCGAGGCGACACACGGGCATTGTGCCGACACACCACCAGTTCATCACCAACGAGCGCTTCGGAGATCTGCTCAACATCACAGATAACTCGGAGAAAAGGAAATCGGGCGTAGAG AGAACTCCAGCTATGGCACGCTTCGACTTCAGAGCAGAAACTCTAAA GGAGTTACCGTTTCAGAAGGGTGACATCGTGTACATCATCCGACAGGTGGATCAGAACTGGTATGAAGGAGAGCATCACGGGAGAGTTGGAATTTTCCCTCGAAGTTACGTTGAG CTCCTGCCACCCACAGAAAAAGCCCAGCCAAAGAAAAGCGTCCCAGTACAGGTGCTGGAATACGGAGATGCTATTGCCCGCTTCAACTTCGCTGGAGACACAGTGGTGGAAATGTCCTTCAGAAAG GGAGAGAGGATCACGCTGATTCGTAGGGTTGATGAGAACTGGTACGAAGGCAAAATCTCAGGCACCAACCGTCAAGGTATCTTCCCCGTCACCTACGTAGAAGTGAACAGACGGCCTCGCGTCAAAAACGGGTTGGAGTATCTCGACCCTCCCGTCAGCCAGTCCCCACAGCGCAGCACCAACGCCTCTCCTCTG CTGTACCGTAACCGCCTGACCACCTCCCCCCTACCCCTCCCTCGCTCCCCCCGCCGCTCCGTGTCCCCCGAGGTGCACGCCATCTCCAGCGAGTGGATCTCCCTGACCGTGGGAGGCGGAAGCCCCCCTGGagcccccacccctcccctgCCTCCGCTGCCCACGGTATCGTACCGTTGCGGCGAGTACCTGCCCCCGCCTTACTCTGCCAGCCCCGTGCCTCTCATCACCGGCAGCCCATACTGCGTCTCCCCCATGGCCTCACCATCTGCCTCCCCTCTGCCCCCGCCCTACCCGCCCAGGCCCAACTCCACCACACCCTTCCTCACGTTCACCCCGCCTCAGGGCGAGGACTTCCtgctctcccctccctcctcacgTCTGTCGCGCAGCATGAGCCCCTGTGGCGGGCCGGTGCTGGAGGGCTGGCTGAGGGGGGAGAAGGAGTTGACAGAGGGGGAAGGCGCAACCCCGGGCAGCAGAAATAGCCCTGCAGAG CTTGTGAAGAATGAGATCGACCATCACGGACGAACCTCTAGAAGCCCTGTGATGCTGTTCGACATCCAGGATAACAACAATGTTAACTCATTTGCG gAGGCAGTATGTAATGAGATCTTAAATATAGCTGAGACCTCGGTGAGGTACTGCAGCACCCTGTCCCACCACCCTCATGACTCTGTTCACAGACTGCACCCGCACCCCAGTAAACAATCTCTCATCATTTCCCAGCAACCCCAGTCCCACAGCAGCAGCCCGGAGCCGAACCGTCTCAACTGTGGAAT TTTCCAGGCGCTGTACAGTTACGCGCCGCAGAACGACGACGAGCTGGAGCTCCAGGAGGGAGATCTCGTCAGCGTCATGGAGAAGTGCGACGACGGCTGGTTTGTCG